The following proteins are encoded in a genomic region of Prochlorothrix hollandica PCC 9006 = CALU 1027:
- the dnaK gene encoding molecular chaperone DnaK: MGKVIGIDLGTTNSCVAVLEGGKPIVIANAEGGRTTPSMVGFGKAGDRLVGQPAKRQAVTNAENTVFSIKRFIGRRWEDTEAERSRVPYNCCLGRDKMVDVSIRGKTFTPQEISAMVLQKLKQDAEAFLGETGTQAVITVPAYFTDAQRQATKDAGSIAGLEVLRIINEPTAAALAYGLDKLHEDQCIMVFDLGGGTFDVSVLQLGDGIFEVRATAGNNHLGGDDFDNVIVQWMLESFQAQEGIDLSQDKMALQRLREAAEKAKIELSGTKNSLINLPFITADATGPKHLEMDLSRSHFEELAQDLIQGTIDPMKQALQDGDLSPETIDRIILVGGSTRIPAVQTAITHFFKGKSPDRSVNPDEAVALGAAIQAGVMAGEVKDLLLLDVVPLSFGIETLGGVFTKIIERNTTIPTSKSQSFSTATDGQTSVEIHVLQGERAMIKDNKSLGKFQLTGIPPAPKGVPQIEVSFDIDANGILKVSALDKGTGREQSIGISNTGGLSQIEVERMRQEAQLYAEDDRKEVYLAELQNQAQNLLQSYVTTLQENADHLDPALKAVVDARQGELRALLADPDVTPEAVREVVDAFQEALFALSSAVYGQSVSDPNLPTMVAPGYNTPGTLQVEQGEGEIGMDDATITADYEAIE; the protein is encoded by the coding sequence ATGGGAAAAGTCATCGGTATTGACCTCGGAACAACCAATAGCTGTGTTGCCGTGTTGGAAGGTGGTAAACCCATCGTCATCGCCAATGCGGAGGGGGGCCGCACGACCCCAAGCATGGTGGGCTTTGGGAAGGCTGGCGATCGTCTGGTGGGCCAACCAGCCAAACGTCAAGCCGTTACCAATGCCGAAAACACAGTTTTTAGTATCAAACGTTTCATCGGACGACGCTGGGAAGATACAGAAGCTGAGCGATCGCGGGTTCCCTATAACTGCTGTTTAGGCCGCGATAAGATGGTCGATGTGTCAATTCGGGGAAAAACCTTTACGCCCCAAGAAATTTCCGCCATGGTGCTCCAGAAGCTGAAACAGGATGCTGAAGCATTTTTAGGGGAAACAGGAACCCAGGCGGTGATTACGGTGCCAGCCTATTTCACCGATGCCCAACGACAGGCCACCAAGGATGCCGGGTCCATTGCCGGCCTAGAAGTGCTGCGGATTATCAACGAGCCTACGGCGGCGGCCTTGGCCTATGGTCTGGATAAGTTGCACGAAGACCAGTGCATTATGGTGTTCGATTTGGGGGGCGGGACCTTTGATGTGTCCGTGCTCCAGTTGGGGGATGGCATCTTTGAGGTGCGGGCCACCGCTGGCAATAATCACTTGGGGGGCGATGACTTTGACAATGTCATTGTTCAGTGGATGCTGGAATCCTTCCAAGCCCAGGAAGGCATTGACTTATCCCAAGACAAGATGGCCTTACAACGGCTCCGGGAAGCCGCAGAGAAAGCCAAAATCGAGCTGTCTGGCACCAAAAACAGCCTGATCAACCTACCCTTTATCACTGCCGATGCCACGGGTCCGAAGCATTTAGAAATGGACCTCAGCCGATCCCACTTTGAGGAACTGGCCCAGGACTTAATTCAAGGCACCATCGATCCCATGAAGCAAGCCCTGCAAGATGGGGATTTGAGTCCTGAGACCATCGATCGCATTATTCTCGTGGGGGGATCCACCCGTATTCCTGCCGTTCAGACGGCCATCACCCATTTCTTTAAAGGTAAATCCCCCGATCGCTCCGTGAACCCCGATGAAGCCGTGGCTCTAGGGGCCGCCATTCAAGCGGGGGTGATGGCAGGCGAGGTTAAAGATTTACTGCTCTTGGATGTGGTGCCCCTGTCCTTTGGCATCGAGACCCTAGGGGGGGTGTTCACTAAGATTATCGAGCGCAATACCACCATCCCCACCAGTAAGTCCCAATCCTTTTCCACGGCTACCGATGGTCAAACCTCGGTGGAGATCCACGTTCTCCAGGGGGAACGGGCCATGATCAAAGACAATAAAAGTCTAGGCAAGTTCCAACTGACAGGGATTCCACCCGCCCCCAAGGGAGTTCCCCAAATCGAAGTCTCCTTTGATATTGATGCCAATGGTATTCTCAAGGTGTCTGCCCTGGATAAGGGAACGGGCCGGGAACAAAGCATCGGTATTTCCAACACGGGGGGCTTAAGCCAAATAGAAGTGGAACGGATGCGTCAAGAGGCCCAGCTTTATGCTGAGGACGATCGCAAGGAAGTGTATTTAGCGGAGTTGCAAAACCAAGCCCAAAACCTCCTCCAGAGCTATGTCACGACCCTTCAGGAAAACGCCGACCATTTGGATCCAGCCCTGAAAGCCGTGGTGGATGCTCGCCAAGGGGAACTCCGTGCCCTCTTAGCCGATCCTGATGTCACCCCCGAAGCCGTGCGGGAAGTGGTGGACGCTTTCCAAGAAGCCCTCTTTGCCCTCAGCTCAGCGGTATACGGTCAATCAGTCTCAGATCCAAACCTCCCGACCATGGTAGCCCCAGGCTATAACACCCCCGGTACCTTACAAGTGGAACAGGGGGAAGGGGAAATCGGCATGGATGATGCCACCATCACCGCTGACTATGAGGCTATTGAATAA
- the grpE gene encoding nucleotide exchange factor GrpE produces the protein MQNIEDTVTPIQPEDVTPPKADVPLDPPSSGFEELQLDDATATADDVTATAEASAASFGDLELDPNAEEKAALVAAQAQVLSLQEQVKSLTSQLEQRTEQYVRIAADFENFRNRTQKEKDDLREQAKCTALGEVLPVLDNFERAKDHLVPQGEEALQIHKSYQGLYKQFVESLKRAGVAPMRAEGKPFDPMLHDAMLREPTAEYEEGIVMAELQRGYMLGDRVLRHAMVKVAAPPEVDEEEPQGAQDSE, from the coding sequence ATGCAAAATATCGAAGACACTGTGACCCCGATCCAACCTGAGGACGTTACTCCTCCTAAAGCCGATGTCCCCCTGGATCCGCCGAGTTCTGGGTTTGAGGAACTGCAACTGGACGATGCAACAGCAACGGCGGATGATGTCACGGCAACGGCTGAAGCCTCAGCCGCCAGCTTTGGTGACCTAGAGCTAGATCCTAATGCCGAAGAGAAAGCAGCCTTGGTGGCAGCCCAAGCCCAAGTTCTCAGCCTTCAGGAACAGGTGAAGTCCCTGACAAGCCAGTTAGAGCAGCGTACAGAGCAATATGTGAGAATTGCGGCGGATTTTGAGAACTTCCGTAACCGAACCCAAAAAGAGAAGGATGATCTGCGGGAACAGGCGAAGTGTACAGCCCTTGGCGAAGTGTTGCCGGTGTTAGATAACTTTGAGCGGGCCAAAGACCATCTAGTCCCTCAGGGTGAAGAAGCCCTGCAAATTCACAAAAGTTATCAAGGGCTATATAAGCAGTTTGTGGAAAGCCTGAAACGGGCTGGGGTGGCCCCGATGCGGGCAGAGGGCAAACCCTTTGATCCCATGCTCCATGATGCAATGCTCCGGGAACCGACAGCGGAATATGAGGAAGGCATTGTGATGGCTGAGTTGCAACGGGGTTATATGTTGGGCGATCGTGTGCTGCGCCATGCCATGGTCAAGGTGGCTGCTCCTCCAGAAGTGGACGAGGAAGAACCACAAGGGGCACAAGACTCTGAGTAA
- a CDS encoding GspE/PulE family protein — translation MTSSSSQRRGLVVQNNFSPFSNKLIQGGYVNGDQMKQALVESRRDGRSLTQVIEGMTGQALPPEMVRHYKQQQLFELKVLFGVESLDPELDQQSETQIKDLINTLIPLKVCREHRLLPLAKQDTDPPSVLVAMVDPENLGAQDELNRILRPQQLVAHRLVIALDDYEAMMNVYLDQQQQQKALDTAGGNPAAAYADENYDNYDYDKDEDEGDDYQDDEPIVVDIGDDLADLDVGGRGDADADDFEGADLNAAMKEASGAPIVNLANKVLIKALQMGVSDIHIEPQEKYLRIRFRKDGMLQQSFPPFPKHIIPALISRFKIMADMDIAERRLPQDGRIRRIFKRKKVDFRVNTLPSRYGEKICMRLLNSSSAQLGLDKLISDEETLNMCREMASRPYGLILVVGPTGSGKSTSLYSMLAERNSPDVNISTAEDPIEYTLPGITQVQVIREKGMDFASILRAFMRQDPDIILVGETRDKETAKTAIEAALTGHLVLTTLHANDAPSAIARLDEMGVEPFMVSASLIGVSAQRLMRKVCSECRIPYTPTPDELARFGLSASHEVDVTFYKAKTTNAQEAKTKGETLCPACRGNGYKGRAGVYEVMQITEALQVAINDGASTDRIKEVAVEGGMKTLLAYSLDLVRQGQTTFEEVERVTFTDTGLEAEMKAKRKTSLTCKCCGAGLQQEWMDCPYCQTSRFS, via the coding sequence ATGACAAGTTCTTCATCCCAGCGGCGGGGGCTCGTTGTCCAGAATAACTTTTCCCCCTTCAGCAATAAATTAATCCAAGGGGGATATGTCAATGGTGACCAAATGAAGCAAGCCCTCGTTGAGAGTCGCCGTGACGGTCGATCCCTCACCCAGGTGATTGAAGGGATGACCGGGCAGGCTCTCCCCCCCGAGATGGTACGCCACTATAAACAGCAACAACTCTTTGAGCTAAAGGTGCTGTTTGGGGTGGAGTCCCTCGATCCAGAGTTGGATCAACAGTCTGAGACTCAAATCAAAGACCTGATCAATACTCTCATCCCCCTCAAGGTCTGTCGGGAACATCGGCTTCTTCCCCTCGCTAAACAGGACACTGATCCCCCCTCCGTCCTGGTGGCCATGGTCGATCCAGAAAACCTAGGTGCCCAGGACGAACTGAACCGCATCCTCCGTCCCCAACAACTGGTGGCCCACCGCTTGGTTATTGCCCTCGACGACTATGAGGCAATGATGAATGTCTACTTGGATCAGCAGCAACAACAAAAAGCCCTCGACACCGCTGGTGGTAATCCGGCAGCAGCCTATGCCGACGAAAACTACGATAACTATGATTACGACAAGGATGAAGACGAAGGGGACGACTACCAGGACGATGAACCCATTGTGGTGGACATTGGGGATGATCTAGCTGACTTAGATGTCGGTGGACGCGGAGACGCTGATGCCGATGACTTTGAAGGGGCTGACCTGAACGCAGCCATGAAGGAGGCTTCCGGTGCGCCGATCGTCAACCTGGCCAACAAAGTCCTGATTAAAGCCCTGCAAATGGGGGTTTCAGACATCCACATTGAACCCCAGGAAAAATACCTACGCATTCGGTTCCGGAAGGATGGAATGCTGCAACAGTCCTTTCCCCCCTTTCCCAAGCACATTATCCCCGCCTTAATCTCCCGCTTTAAGATTATGGCTGACATGGACATTGCTGAGCGACGGCTCCCCCAGGATGGACGGATTCGCCGGATCTTTAAGCGCAAAAAGGTGGACTTTCGGGTCAATACCCTCCCCAGTCGCTATGGGGAAAAGATCTGTATGCGCCTGCTCAACAGTTCTTCTGCCCAACTGGGACTCGATAAACTGATCTCCGACGAGGAAACCCTCAACATGTGTCGGGAGATGGCCAGTCGTCCCTATGGTTTGATTCTGGTGGTGGGTCCCACGGGTTCCGGTAAGTCCACCAGCCTATATTCCATGTTGGCGGAGCGCAACAGCCCCGATGTCAACATTAGTACCGCTGAGGATCCCATTGAATACACCCTACCGGGCATTACCCAGGTGCAGGTGATTCGGGAAAAGGGCATGGACTTTGCTTCCATCCTCCGGGCCTTTATGCGCCAGGATCCGGACATTATTCTGGTGGGGGAAACGCGGGATAAGGAAACCGCTAAAACCGCCATTGAAGCGGCCCTCACCGGTCACTTGGTATTAACCACCCTCCATGCCAACGATGCCCCTAGTGCCATTGCCCGTTTGGATGAAATGGGGGTGGAGCCGTTCATGGTCTCGGCTTCGTTGATTGGGGTATCGGCTCAGCGCCTGATGCGGAAGGTGTGTAGTGAATGTCGCATTCCCTATACGCCGACCCCCGACGAGCTGGCTCGCTTCGGTCTCTCTGCGTCCCATGAGGTGGATGTGACGTTTTATAAAGCGAAGACCACCAATGCCCAGGAAGCCAAGACCAAGGGTGAAACCCTCTGTCCAGCCTGTCGTGGCAATGGTTACAAAGGACGGGCGGGGGTTTATGAGGTGATGCAGATCACGGAAGCCCTCCAGGTCGCCATTAATGACGGAGCCAGTACCGATCGCATCAAAGAAGTGGCCGTGGAAGGTGGGATGAAAACCCTCCTAGCCTACAGCCTGGATTTAGTGCGCCAAGGCCAAACCACCTTTGAAGAAGTGGAGCGGGTGACGTTCACGGATACTGGCTTAGAAGCGGAAATGAAGGCCAAACGGAAAACCTCCCTCACCTGTAAATGTTGTGGTGCCGGTCTCCAGCAGGAGTGGATGGATTGTCCCTATTGCCAAACCTCCCGTTTTTCCTAA
- a CDS encoding type IV pilus twitching motility protein PilT, with protein sequence MEMMIEDLMEQMIEMGGSDLHLSAGLPPYFRISGKLTPIGDEPLTSDQCQRLIFSMLNNNQRKNLEQNWELDCSYGVKGLARFRVNVYKDRGTYAACLRALSSKIPNFDKLGLPSVVREMTEKPRGMILVTGPTGSGKTTTLAAMIDLINRTRAEHILTVEDPIEFVYEPVKSLVHQRQLGEDTKSFANALKAALREDPDIILVGEMRDLETIHLAISAAETGHLVFGTLHTSSAAQTVDRMIDVFPSERQTQVRVQLSNSLVAVFSQTLVPRHNPKPGEFGRCMAQEIMIITPAISNLIREGKTSQIYSAIQTGSKLGMTTLEQTLANLVKTGQVSFEAALSKTSKPDELQRLVGAVPQAAPGRH encoded by the coding sequence ATGGAAATGATGATTGAAGACTTGATGGAGCAGATGATCGAAATGGGGGGGTCGGATTTGCACCTATCCGCAGGGCTACCTCCCTACTTTCGCATCAGCGGTAAGCTCACCCCCATTGGTGACGAGCCTCTCACGTCTGACCAGTGTCAGCGACTGATTTTCAGTATGTTGAACAACAACCAGCGGAAAAACCTAGAGCAGAATTGGGAGCTAGACTGTTCCTATGGGGTTAAGGGTTTGGCCCGTTTTCGGGTCAATGTTTATAAGGATCGGGGCACCTATGCCGCTTGTCTGCGGGCCTTAAGTTCTAAAATTCCTAACTTTGATAAGTTGGGCCTGCCCAGTGTGGTGCGGGAAATGACGGAGAAACCCCGGGGCATGATCCTGGTGACTGGACCCACGGGATCGGGCAAAACTACTACCCTGGCGGCCATGATCGACCTGATCAACCGCACCCGCGCCGAGCATATTCTAACCGTGGAAGATCCCATTGAGTTTGTCTACGAACCCGTTAAAAGCCTCGTTCACCAGCGTCAACTGGGGGAAGACACTAAAAGCTTTGCCAATGCCCTGAAAGCAGCGTTACGGGAAGATCCGGATATCATTCTGGTGGGGGAAATGCGGGACTTGGAAACCATCCACCTCGCCATTTCCGCCGCAGAAACCGGCCACTTGGTGTTTGGCACCCTCCACACCAGTTCAGCGGCCCAGACTGTGGATCGGATGATCGATGTTTTTCCCTCAGAGCGTCAGACCCAGGTTCGGGTTCAGTTGTCCAACTCCTTAGTGGCTGTGTTTAGTCAAACTTTGGTGCCCCGCCATAACCCCAAACCGGGAGAATTTGGCCGTTGTATGGCCCAGGAAATTATGATTATTACCCCAGCCATCAGTAACTTGATCCGGGAAGGAAAAACCTCCCAAATCTATTCTGCTATCCAAACAGGATCGAAGTTGGGCATGACGACCTTGGAGCAGACCCTAGCTAATTTGGTGAAGACGGGACAAGTTAGCTTTGAGGCCGCCCTGTCGAAAACCTCTAAACCCGATGAGTTACAGCGGTTGGTGGGTGCAGTTCCCCAAGCTGCCCCCGGGCGACACTAG
- a CDS encoding type II secretion system F family protein produces MATFVAEIRDAQGTLKKQKIEAESAREARATLRGQGLTVQDIKKAQTFQETLESLGQFDIGEYTASVTVRDKAIFSRQMAVMVNAGVPIVRSLGVLSDQCDNPKFKKALVTLSNDVQQGNNMSESMRKFPDCFDNLYVAMIQAGEVGGVLDDVLNRLSKLLEDDARLQNQIKSAMSYPTTVGSIAIIVFLAMTIFLIPTFAAIFEDLGTELPAFTQMMLNISAFLRGPSLAAPDTNYNVVFALIGLVGSKIGFDKYYATPIGKKQVDALSLKMPVFGDLIEKTAVARFCRTFGSLTRAGVPILTSLDIVRDTAGNQTIADAVDNAKEEVQSGGMICQAIDRAKVFPNMAIQMMSIGEETGELDTMLMKVADFYEDEVEQAVHAMTSMLEPLMIVVIGAMVGSILLSMYLPMFKVFEDFG; encoded by the coding sequence ATGGCAACCTTTGTAGCTGAAATACGGGATGCCCAGGGCACCCTCAAAAAACAGAAAATTGAGGCAGAGTCGGCTCGGGAAGCCCGCGCAACCTTGCGGGGCCAGGGTTTGACGGTTCAAGATATTAAAAAGGCACAGACCTTCCAGGAAACCTTGGAGAGTTTGGGCCAATTTGACATTGGGGAATATACCGCCAGTGTGACGGTGCGGGATAAGGCTATTTTCTCGCGGCAAATGGCGGTTATGGTCAATGCGGGGGTTCCCATCGTGCGATCGCTGGGGGTGTTGAGCGATCAGTGCGATAACCCCAAGTTTAAAAAAGCCCTGGTCACCCTCAGTAATGATGTGCAACAGGGCAATAATATGTCCGAGTCGATGCGGAAGTTCCCTGACTGTTTTGACAACCTCTATGTCGCCATGATTCAAGCAGGGGAAGTGGGGGGGGTCTTGGATGATGTCTTAAACCGTCTTTCCAAACTGTTGGAGGATGATGCCCGCCTCCAAAACCAAATTAAGTCCGCCATGAGCTACCCGACCACGGTGGGGTCGATCGCCATCATTGTGTTCTTGGCCATGACCATTTTTCTCATTCCCACTTTTGCGGCGATTTTTGAGGATTTGGGAACGGAACTACCGGCATTCACCCAGATGATGTTAAACATTAGTGCGTTCCTGCGGGGACCTTCTTTAGCGGCTCCAGACACCAACTATAATGTGGTTTTTGCACTCATTGGATTAGTGGGGTCAAAGATCGGTTTTGACAAGTATTATGCTACACCCATTGGCAAAAAGCAGGTGGATGCTCTCTCCCTCAAAATGCCAGTTTTCGGTGATTTGATTGAAAAAACTGCAGTGGCCCGGTTTTGCCGCACCTTTGGTTCCCTAACCCGTGCGGGGGTGCCCATTCTCACCTCTTTGGACATTGTGCGAGATACGGCGGGTAACCAAACCATTGCCGATGCGGTGGATAATGCCAAGGAAGAAGTGCAAAGTGGAGGCATGATTTGTCAGGCCATCGATCGAGCCAAAGTCTTCCCCAACATGGCCATTCAAATGATGAGTATTGGTGAAGAAACGGGGGAACTCGATACCATGTTAATGAAGGTAGCTGACTTCTATGAGGATGAAGTGGAACAGGCGGTTCATGCCATGACCAGTATGTTGGAACCGTTAATGATTGTGGTCATTGGAGCCATGGTTGGTTCTATTTTGCTGTCCATGTATTTGCCGATGTTTAAGGTTTTCGAGGATTTCGGTTAA
- a CDS encoding DUF3370 domain-containing protein — MMIWSLWLPLPLNLPLNLPLTLAQVAPEPPEIIRMQEVRPLPGQINTVPVFNSNSPELVLNEGILLSTLSPQGKQQPEAHLDVTFNGYFDLFGHHIAKADPPEDLRTLYWGVLLHNPSPQAVTVDLLQGYSYLSQPDAPFITLPAWVENPLGTIFAGPGSRVTGAMLRGDRPPSDFPAQVMVPPQGDAMLLTLPIPVRGLDSPINGRSTLLKLRSNGPVQMASLAQFAKTPGTGDNSNTNTSLNADTNLDSQPEIPPSLEDWQALAQTGALSTPRDRVPTPLDSTSGAIIYSRVAGVALGSQWQAELTDANSQDLTVPTPGTAFSYGISLLHGGTLGTGQVQSGTMVARYPDTAYQAHGNYGVEYNLTLPLVNPSGSPRTVTLALETPIKENTLSQGGIRFFESPPNRIFYRGTVRVRYTDDRRLPQTRYVHLVERRGEQGIPLVTLNLAPGDRRLVNVTLLYAPDSTPPQVLTVQTLE, encoded by the coding sequence ATGATGATCTGGTCCCTTTGGTTACCCTTGCCCCTAAATTTGCCCCTAAATTTGCCCCTCACGCTAGCTCAGGTTGCCCCTGAACCCCCGGAAATAATCCGAATGCAGGAGGTGCGCCCCTTGCCGGGGCAGATCAATACCGTGCCTGTGTTTAATAGCAATAGCCCAGAATTGGTCTTGAATGAAGGGATTTTGCTGTCTACCCTGTCGCCCCAGGGCAAGCAGCAGCCTGAAGCCCATTTAGACGTTACGTTTAATGGTTATTTTGATCTGTTTGGCCACCATATTGCCAAAGCAGATCCCCCAGAGGATTTACGAACCCTGTATTGGGGAGTTTTGCTGCACAATCCCAGTCCCCAAGCCGTTACGGTGGATCTGCTTCAGGGCTACAGCTATCTCAGCCAGCCTGATGCTCCGTTTATAACCCTACCGGCCTGGGTTGAGAATCCCCTGGGGACGATCTTTGCGGGTCCGGGCAGTCGGGTCACGGGGGCTATGTTACGGGGCGATCGCCCGCCGTCGGATTTTCCAGCCCAGGTGATGGTGCCCCCCCAGGGGGATGCCATGTTGTTAACGTTGCCGATTCCTGTCAGGGGCTTGGACTCTCCCATCAATGGCCGATCGACCCTGCTGAAGTTACGCAGCAATGGACCGGTGCAGATGGCCAGCTTGGCCCAGTTTGCCAAAACCCCAGGGACTGGAGATAACTCTAATACAAACACCAGCTTAAATGCAGACACCAACCTAGACAGCCAACCCGAAATCCCCCCTAGCCTAGAGGATTGGCAAGCCTTGGCCCAAACTGGTGCCCTGTCTACCCCCCGCGATCGCGTTCCCACTCCCCTGGATAGCACTAGTGGAGCCATTATTTACAGCCGAGTGGCGGGGGTGGCCCTAGGATCCCAGTGGCAAGCAGAACTGACGGATGCCAACAGCCAAGATTTAACGGTGCCGACACCCGGAACCGCCTTCTCCTATGGCATTAGTTTGCTCCATGGGGGAACCTTGGGCACGGGTCAGGTGCAAAGTGGGACGATGGTGGCCCGCTACCCCGATACGGCCTACCAAGCCCATGGCAACTATGGGGTGGAATACAATCTCACCCTGCCGTTGGTCAATCCCAGTGGCAGTCCCCGCACCGTCACCCTGGCCTTGGAAACGCCCATCAAGGAAAACACGTTGTCCCAGGGGGGGATACGGTTTTTTGAATCGCCACCGAACCGGATTTTCTATCGAGGCACGGTGCGGGTTCGCTACACCGACGATCGCCGCTTGCCCCAAACCCGCTATGTCCATTTAGTCGAGCGGCGGGGGGAACAAGGGATCCCGTTAGTTACCTTAAATTTGGCTCCCGGCGATCGTCGCTTGGTCAATGTCACCCTGCTCTATGCTCCGGACTCCACACCGCCCCAAGTGCTAACGGTGCAAACCTTGGAGTAA
- a CDS encoding sulfotransferase → MAKPVAKPIKILYLAGWGRSGSTLLARILAQAEGCVHLGELRTLWIDGFQAKSTCGCGQLLRQCGVWQDIFQRGFAGATPLDPVAFNHLRQTHEPRTAQLWHHLLRPATKAQFRAQSQPYLQVLRQLYGAIADLYPGATIVDDSLHPGYGYLLSLVPEFEVTVVHLVRDGRACAYSWAKRQKKGLGSYSLRDSALGWNLRNLAVEGLGRDPDLRYRRLRYEDWIQQPQAAIADLLQFAHIAADPHACFVEPHAVRLGISHSVFGNANRTETGVIPLQLDHAWQQHLGRRDTLLVTALTAPLLWRYGY, encoded by the coding sequence GTGGCTAAACCTGTGGCTAAACCCATCAAAATCCTCTATTTGGCCGGTTGGGGCCGCAGCGGTAGCACCCTTCTGGCCCGTATCCTGGCCCAGGCCGAGGGCTGTGTTCATCTGGGGGAACTGCGAACCCTGTGGATTGATGGATTTCAGGCCAAAAGTACCTGTGGTTGTGGGCAATTATTGCGCCAGTGTGGGGTTTGGCAAGATATTTTTCAGCGTGGTTTCGCCGGAGCCACCCCCCTCGATCCCGTGGCCTTCAACCATCTGCGCCAAACCCATGAACCCCGCACCGCCCAACTCTGGCACCACCTTCTGCGTCCCGCCACCAAGGCCCAATTCCGCGCCCAGAGTCAGCCCTACCTACAAGTATTGCGGCAACTCTACGGGGCCATTGCCGATCTCTACCCCGGTGCCACCATTGTGGATGACTCCCTCCATCCCGGCTATGGTTACCTGCTGAGTCTGGTACCAGAGTTTGAGGTCACAGTGGTTCATCTAGTGCGGGACGGGCGGGCTTGTGCCTACTCCTGGGCCAAGCGCCAGAAGAAGGGGCTGGGTTCCTATAGCCTGCGGGATAGTGCCCTGGGTTGGAATCTCCGGAATCTAGCGGTGGAAGGGTTGGGGCGGGATCCGGATCTGCGCTATAGGCGGCTACGCTATGAGGATTGGATTCAACAACCCCAGGCAGCGATCGCCGATCTCCTCCAGTTTGCCCACATTGCCGCTGATCCCCATGCCTGCTTTGTGGAACCCCATGCCGTCCGCTTGGGCATTAGCCACAGTGTTTTTGGTAATGCTAACCGCACTGAAACCGGTGTTATTCCGCTCCAACTGGATCACGCTTGGCAACAGCACCTGGGGCGGCGGGATACCCTGCTGGTGACAGCCTTAACCGCTCCCCTCCTGTGGCGTTATGGCTACTAA
- a CDS encoding glycoside hydrolase family 10 protein has translation MGSAASPLGGNTPATAASSEIRGVWLTSNDMDVMLDRTQLINAFSQLASLNFNTVYPMVWNSGYVLFPSTTAQKEEIQPFIRRGLQDYDVLEEVTTQAHNHGLLVMPWFEFGFMTPPTSELATNHPDWITQRQDGRQTWVGAAGEVAWLNPFKPEVQQFLLNLVAEVLNQYDVDGIQFDDHISLPVEFGYDRYTRTLYHQETGKTAPSNFRDPAWMKWRADKLTAFVGRLKQTVEAKKPGAILSIAPNPYDVAYSSYLQDWVTWVQRNLVDEIVIQIYRHEMPAFLAQLDRPEVKATRQKIPTGVGVLTGLRTKPVPIKFIQQKVQAARSRGLGVSFFYYESLWETTAESPADRLLGLQQLFPWPAQRLALTSEP, from the coding sequence TTGGGCAGTGCTGCCAGTCCTTTGGGGGGGAACACCCCAGCCACGGCTGCTTCCTCAGAAATTCGGGGGGTTTGGCTCACCAGCAACGATATGGATGTCATGTTGGATCGAACCCAACTCATAAACGCTTTCAGTCAGCTAGCCAGTCTCAATTTCAACACCGTTTATCCCATGGTTTGGAACTCTGGCTATGTGCTTTTTCCCAGTACCACGGCCCAAAAGGAAGAGATTCAGCCTTTCATTCGCCGAGGTCTTCAGGATTACGATGTGTTGGAAGAGGTGACCACCCAAGCCCACAACCACGGTCTATTAGTGATGCCCTGGTTTGAATTTGGGTTTATGACTCCCCCCACGTCCGAGCTAGCCACCAACCACCCGGATTGGATAACCCAGCGCCAAGATGGAAGACAAACCTGGGTCGGGGCGGCGGGGGAAGTGGCGTGGCTCAATCCCTTTAAGCCTGAAGTTCAGCAGTTTCTGCTCAATTTAGTGGCAGAAGTGTTGAATCAGTATGATGTGGATGGTATTCAGTTTGATGACCACATTAGTTTGCCGGTGGAGTTTGGCTACGATCGCTATACCCGCACCCTTTATCACCAGGAGACCGGCAAGACGGCACCGAGTAATTTTCGGGATCCGGCTTGGATGAAGTGGCGGGCAGACAAGCTCACGGCCTTTGTGGGGCGACTGAAACAAACCGTTGAGGCTAAAAAACCAGGGGCGATCCTCTCCATTGCCCCCAACCCCTATGACGTGGCCTATAGTAGTTATCTCCAAGACTGGGTCACCTGGGTTCAGCGAAATTTGGTGGATGAAATTGTGATCCAAATCTATCGCCATGAAATGCCAGCTTTTCTGGCCCAACTCGATCGCCCAGAAGTCAAGGCTACCCGTCAGAAAATTCCCACCGGTGTGGGAGTCTTAACGGGGTTGCGCACCAAGCCCGTTCCCATCAAATTTATCCAACAAAAAGTTCAAGCTGCCCGAAGCCGAGGCTTAGGAGTGTCATTCTTTTACTATGAAAGCCTCTGGGAAACCACCGCTGAATCCCCCGCCGATCGCCTGCTGGGATTACAACAACTGTTCCCCTGGCCTGCCCAGCGCCTTGCATTAACCTCTGAACCCTAA